The following coding sequences lie in one Oncorhynchus gorbuscha isolate QuinsamMale2020 ecotype Even-year unplaced genomic scaffold, OgorEven_v1.0 Un_scaffold_1718, whole genome shotgun sequence genomic window:
- the LOC124023917 gene encoding zinc finger protein 883-like, with the protein MSLKRDKLLDGLEQSLYTLTKDNLCYLCVRCGIGSEDRFKGKENSERTLRRQIMEEIWENEDSKSWLLRLKEDIRGIQEDGRHVTVSSSASSSVSSSPSQSDGDGDAADCREAGKPRQSEVTQRTHTGEKPYCCSQCGKTFTQSGSLATHLRTHTGEKPHSCDVCGKTFNVAFNLNRHQRTHTGEKPYSCEKCGKSFSQSGLLASHRRSHTGEKPYVCDQCGQSFVNPGSLAKHKRKQHAGEKPYSCADCGKSFFESHTLANHRRTHTGEKPYSCDLCGKSFALSGTLIKHKLTHTGEKPYCCDRCGKSFRESGRLKVHQRMHTGEKPYGCDQCGKKFGHSQHLKEHLRTHTGEKPFSCDQCERKFTQPQHLKSHMRTHTGEKPFVCDQCEKRFAHSQQLKAHLRMHTGEKPHICDQCEKKFAHSQHLKDHMRTHTGEKPYICGECGKSFARTGTLKVHQKSHATGEVCKDLPPQDQFQNPQIHLNSTKFQIHRPPQDQFQNPQIHLNSTKFQIHRPPQDQFQNPQINLNSTKFQIHFSHQDQFQNLP; encoded by the coding sequence atgagtCTAAAGAGGGACaagctgttggatggactggaaCAGAGTTTATACACTCTAACCAAGGACAACTTATGTTACCTGTGCGTTCGTTGTGGAATAGGCTCTGAGGATCGGTTCAAAGGTAAAGAAAACAGTGAACGCACGCTGCGGCGTCAAATCATGGAGGAAATCTGGGAAAATGAGGATTCAAAGTCTTGGTTACTCCGACTGAAAGAGGACATCAGAGGTATACAGGAGGATGGTAGACATGTAACCGTGAGCTCCAGTGCATCAAGCAGCGTGTCCTCGAGTCCCAGCCAGTCTGATGGTGATGGGGACGCTGCAGACTGCCGTGAAGCTGGGAAGCCTCGACAGTCGGAAGTGACTCAgcgaacacacactggagagaagccttactgtTGTAGTCAGTGTGGGAAGACATTCACACAGTCAGGAAGCCTGGCAACTCATCTGAGAACACACACCGGAGAGAAACCGCATAGCTGTGATGTATGTGGGAAGACTTTTAACGTAGCCTTCAATCTGAACCGACACCAgcgaacacacactggagagaaaccctacagctgtgagaagtgtgggaagagcttttcTCAGTCAGGCCTACTGGCCAGCCACCGTCGTtcgcacacaggagagaaaccgtaTGTCTGTGATCAGTGTGGACAGAGCTTTGTCAATCCGGGATCCCTGGCAAAGCACAAGCGAAAACAACAtgctggagagaagccttacagcTGCGCGGATTGTGGGAAGAGTTTCTTTGAATCACATACCCTGGCTAACCAtcggaggacacacacaggagagaagccttacagcTGTGATCTATGTGGGAAAAGTTTTGCTCTGTCAGGAACCCTGATTAAACATAAGCTGACTCATACAGGAGAGAAACCGTACTGCTGTGACCGGTGTGGGAAGAGCTTCCGTGAATCAGGCAGGTTGAAAGTTCACCAGAGAatgcacactggagagaaaccttacggctgtgatcaatgtgggaagaaatTTGGTCATTCGCAACACCTGAAAGAACACCTGCGAacgcacacaggagagaagccatttagctgtgatcagtgtgagaGGAAATTCACTCAACCACAACACCTGAAATCCCACAtgagaacacacactggagagaagccgtTTGTCTGTGATCAGTGTGAGAAGAGATTCGCTCATTCGCAACAACTCAAAGCACACCTGCGAatgcacactggagagaaacctcatATCTGCGATCAGTGTGAGAAGAAATTCGCTCATTCGCAACACCTGAAAGATCACAtgcgaacacacacaggagagaagccgtaCATCTGTGGAGAATGTGGAAAGAGCTTTGCTAGAACAGGAACATTGAAAGTGCACCAGAAATCACACGCAACAGGTGAAGTGTGTAAAGATCTGCCTCCCCAGGATCAGTTCCAGAACCCTCAAATACATCTGAACAGCACAAAGTTCCAGATCCATCGGCCTCCCCAGGATCAGTTCCAGAACCCTCAAATACATCTGAACAGCACAAAGTTCCAGATCCATCGGCCTCCCCAGGATCAGTTCCAGAACCCTCAAATAAATCTGAACAGCACCAAGTTCCAGATCCATTTCTCTCACCAGGATCAGTTCCAGAACCTTCCATAA